The Ornithodoros turicata isolate Travis unplaced genomic scaffold, ASM3712646v1 ctg00000857.1, whole genome shotgun sequence genome has a window encoding:
- the LOC135375331 gene encoding uncharacterized protein LOC135375331 yields the protein MEAPGSGDPAPPRLGAVALKLPPYWPSDPALWFAHIESQFATRGVSCQLTKFHYVVSALSPAEAAEVRDIIMTRPASRPFDRLKEELVRRTTASEQRRLQQLITSEELGDRKPSQLLRRMQQLLGNSASSVDASIVRELFLQRLPSMILSSSDSIPLDELAQLADKIMDNMSLSIATPALSTAVAQPEEQSELARLRADVAKLTELVISSLRIPRSRSPSPAPPAH from the coding sequence ATGGAAGCTCCCGGCTCTGGCGATCCCGCACCTCCACGCCTGGGCGCAGTTGCCCTCAAGCTTCCCCCGTACTGGCCGTCCGACCCTGCTCTATGGTTCGCTCATATCGAGTCCCAGTTTGCCACCCGTGGGGTCAGCTGCCAACTGACGAAATTCCACTACGTGGTCTCAGCGCTTTCCCCAGCCGAAGCGGCTGAAGTTCGCGATATCATTATGACCCGACCCGCATCACGACCTTTTGACAGGCTGAAAGAAGAGCTCGTCCGGCGCACAACGGCTTCTGAGCAACGGCGCTTGCAACAACTGATCACCTCAGAAGAACTGGGCGACCGCAAGCCGTCCCAACTCTTGCGCCGGATGCAGCAACTTTTGGGGAACAGTGCGTCATCGGTCGATGCTTCCATCGTGCGCGAGCTCTTCCTCCAGCGTCTTCCATCGATGATCCTGTCCAGCTCAGACAGTATCCCTCTCGACGAATTGGCGCAGCTAGCAGACAAGATTATGGACAACATGAGCCTTTCCATCGCCACTCCGGCGTTGTCCACCGCGGTTGCGCAGCCCGAAGAGCAATCCGAATTGGCTAGACTTCGAGCAGACGTCGCCAAACTTACGGAACTCGTCATCTCTAGCCTTCGAATTCCTCGTTCCCGAAGCCCCAGCCCTGCACCCCCCGCGCACTAG